The proteins below come from a single Procambarus clarkii isolate CNS0578487 chromosome 44, FALCON_Pclarkii_2.0, whole genome shotgun sequence genomic window:
- the LOC123745118 gene encoding ribosome-binding protein 1-like — MVEEEEVSGEGGGTSGDRDGSTVDGSTVDGSTVDGRTVDGRTVDGRTVDGSTVDGSTVDGSTVDGSTVDGSTVDGSTVDGSTVDGSTVDGSTVDGSTVDGRTVDGRTVDGSTVDGSTVDGSTVDGSTVDGRTVDGSTVDGSTVDGSTVDGSTVDGSTVDGSTVDGSTVDGSTVDGSTVDGRTVDGRTVDGSTVDGSTVDGSTVDGSTVDGRTVDGSTVDGSTVDGRTVDGSTVDGSTVDGRTVDGSTVDGSTVDGSTVDGSTVDGSTVDGSTVDGSTVDGSTVDGSTVDGRTVDGSTVDGRRRGAL; from the coding sequence GTGGTGACAGAGACGGCAGCACTGTGGACGGCAGCACCGTGGACGGCAGCACCGTGGACGGCAGGACCGTGGACGGCAGGACCGTGGACGGCAGGACCGTGGACGGCAGCACCGTGGACGGCAGCACCGTGGACGGTAGCACCGTGGACGGCAGCACCGTGGACGGCAGCACCGTGGACGGCAGCACCGTGGACGGCAGCACCGTGGACGGCAGTACCGTGGACGGCAGCACTGTGGACGGCAGCACCGTGGACGGCAGGACCGTGGACGGCAGGACCGTGGACGGCAGCACCGTGGACGGCAGCACCGTGGACGGCAGCACCGTGGACGGTAGCACCGTGGACGGCAGGACCGTGGACGGCAGCACCGTGGACGGCAGCACCGTGGACGGCAGCACCGTGGACGGCAGCACCGTGGACGGTAGCACCGTGGACGGCAGCACCGTGGACGGCAGCACGGTGGACGGTAGCACCGTGGACGGCAGCACCGTGGACGGCAGGACCGTGGACGGCAGGACCGTGGACGGCAGCACCGTGGACGGCAGCACCGTGGACGGCAGCACCGTGGACGGCAGCACCGTGGACGGCAGGACCGTGGACGGCAGCACCGTGGACGGCAGCACCGTGGACGGCAGGACCGTGGACGGCAGCACCGTGGACGGCAGCACCGTGGACGGCAGGACCGTGGACGGCAGCACTGTGGACGGCAGCACTGTGGACGGCAGCACTGTGGACGGCAGCACCGTGGACGGCAGCACTGTGGACGGCAGCACCGTGGACGGCAGCACTGTGGACGGCAGCACCGTGGACGGCAGCACCGTGGACGGCAGGACCGTGGACGGCAGCACCGTGGACGGCAGGAGACGAGGGGCGCTGTGA